In Oryza brachyantha chromosome 1, ObraRS2, whole genome shotgun sequence, the following are encoded in one genomic region:
- the LOC107304800 gene encoding NRR repressor homolog 3-like, producing the protein MDLTIPTATHTSLAEQRRRPRLVDGHAMDQQQQPRQRRSRKRERPPPPPGRSGQQEEEAREEDVDRFFALLADVREMRELWRRNGGGEAAAQRTTRVDDRPSQDQRQLWRPTFVMEDFAFELKGSEVQAEKKKVDDAPNLDLSLSM; encoded by the coding sequence ATGGATCTCACGATCCCCACCGCCACGCATACCTCCTTggccgagcagcggcgccggccacgGCTCGTCGACGGGCACGCGAtggatcagcagcagcagccgcggcAGCGGAGATCAAGGAAGAGggaacggccgccgccgccgccggggcggaGTGGCCAGCAAGAAGAGGAggcgcgggaggaggacgTCGACAGGTTCTTCGCGCTGCTGGCCGACGTCAGGGAGATGAGGGAGCTGTGGCGGcggaacggcggcggcgaggccgcggccCAGCGGACGACGAGGGTGGACGATCGCCCAAGCCAGGATCAGCGGCAGCTGTGGCGGCCGACGTTCGTGATGGAGGACTTCGCCTTCGAGTTGAAGGGAAGCGAGGTCCAagcggagaagaagaaggtcGACGACGCGCCTAATCTCGACCTAAGTTTATCTAtgtga
- the LOC121053274 gene encoding NRR repressor homolog 2-like, producing the protein MEARSSKKKKKMTTTTTTMTSRSSSPPPQEETTTMSEEEEEQMERFYALVANVRAMRAMFKGAEAAPPSCDDAGDASASCGGGGKKRPRAAPWRPAFEMADFECDAATTTTTTEAATKKGKIRCAADAGGADDGGEVVVEAKPVAVAGAGKSPRPDKN; encoded by the coding sequence ATGGAAGCCCGGTccagcaagaagaagaagaagatgacaacgacgacgacgacgatgacttctcggtcgtcgtcgccgccgccgcaggaggagacgacgacgatgagcgaggaagaggaggagcagaTGGAGAGGTTCTACGCTCTCGTGGCCAACGTCCGCGCCATGAGGGCCATGTTCAAGGGGGCCGAGGCAGCGCCGCCCAGctgcgacgacgccggcgacgccagcgccagctgcggcggcggggggaagAAGCGGCCGAGGGCGGCGCCGTGGCGGCCGGCGTTCGAGATGGCGGACTTCGAGTGCGACGCcgcgaccaccaccaccaccaccgaggCGGCCACGAAGAAGGGAAAGATCAGATGCGCGGCGGACGCCGGCGGAGCGGACGACGGAGGCGAGGTGGTTGTGGAGGCGAAaccggtcgccgtcgctgggGCCGGGAAGTCGCCGAGGCCCGACAAGAATTGA